Proteins co-encoded in one Kutzneria chonburiensis genomic window:
- a CDS encoding PhzF family phenazine biosynthesis protein, whose product MPTLRFDVLDVFTDTPFTGNQLAVVHGGEELTAEQMRTIAAEFGYSETTFPLPPTQPGADYRVRIFTPSEELPFAGHPSVGTSWLLARDGVIGFGPAVQECLAGLLPVVVDERGSRITGGERTVGPRLDRDALAASVGLTVDDLSDVDPGVAGCGLDWAYLAVKPDAVARAVPNPAAILAAGAEHGVQVFSLVDGQVHARVFAGDIEDAATGSAAVGLCVFAVDRGLIDETSDFVVRQGIEMGRPSTLYCSVTPEAATVRGDVVHVASGQLSWAV is encoded by the coding sequence GTGCCGACGCTGCGTTTCGACGTCCTCGACGTGTTCACCGACACCCCGTTCACCGGCAATCAACTGGCCGTGGTGCACGGCGGTGAGGAGCTGACGGCCGAGCAGATGCGGACAATTGCCGCGGAGTTCGGCTACTCGGAGACGACCTTCCCACTGCCGCCGACGCAGCCGGGGGCCGACTACCGGGTGCGGATCTTCACTCCTAGTGAGGAACTGCCGTTCGCCGGCCACCCGAGCGTGGGCACGTCCTGGCTGCTGGCCCGCGACGGCGTGATCGGCTTCGGCCCAGCTGTCCAGGAGTGTCTGGCCGGGCTGTTGCCGGTGGTGGTGGACGAGCGCGGCTCGCGGATCACCGGCGGCGAGCGGACCGTCGGACCGCGCCTGGACCGGGATGCGCTGGCCGCGTCGGTCGGGCTCACCGTCGATGATCTGTCCGATGTGGACCCCGGTGTCGCCGGCTGCGGCCTTGACTGGGCGTACCTGGCGGTCAAGCCGGATGCGGTCGCCCGGGCCGTGCCGAATCCGGCCGCCATCCTGGCCGCCGGCGCTGAGCACGGGGTGCAGGTGTTCTCGTTGGTCGACGGCCAGGTGCACGCCCGGGTGTTCGCCGGCGACATTGAGGACGCCGCGACCGGTTCGGCCGCGGTGGGCCTGTGCGTGTTCGCGGTCGACCGCGGGCTCATCGACGAGACGTCCGATTTCGTTGTGCGCCAAGGCATCGAGATGGGTCGACCGTCCACTCTGTACTGCTCGGTGACGCCGGAAGCGGCCACGGTCCGTGGCGACGTCGTGCACGTGGCCAGCGGGCAGCTGTCCTGGGCCGTTTAG
- a CDS encoding HpcH/HpaI aldolase/citrate lyase family protein has translation MPRPRRSCLAVPGSSQKMIDKARTLPADQVFLDLEDACAPLAKPDARKTIVAALNEGGWGERTRVVRVNDWTTEWTYRDVVEVVEGAGANLDCLMLPKVQTAQQVQALDLLLTQIEKTMGYEVGRIGIEAQIENARGLVEVDAIATASPRVETIIFGPADFMASINMKSLVVGEQPPGYDVGDAYHYILMRILMAARANDVQAIDGPYLQIRDVDGFRRVAGRAAALGYDGKWVLHPGQIDAANEVFSPDQSDYDHAENILDAYEFFTSDRGGKRGAVMLGDEMIDEASRKMALVIAGKGRAAGMARTDKWTPPAE, from the coding sequence GTGCCGCGTCCCCGCCGATCCTGTCTCGCCGTCCCCGGCTCCAGCCAGAAGATGATCGACAAGGCCCGGACGCTCCCGGCCGACCAGGTCTTCCTCGACCTGGAGGACGCCTGCGCGCCGCTGGCCAAGCCGGACGCCCGCAAGACCATCGTCGCCGCGCTCAACGAGGGTGGTTGGGGCGAGCGGACTCGGGTCGTTCGGGTCAACGACTGGACCACCGAGTGGACCTATCGGGATGTTGTCGAGGTTGTCGAGGGCGCCGGGGCCAACCTGGACTGCCTGATGCTGCCCAAGGTCCAGACCGCGCAGCAGGTGCAGGCGTTGGACCTGCTCCTCACCCAGATCGAGAAGACCATGGGGTATGAGGTCGGCCGCATCGGCATCGAGGCCCAGATCGAAAACGCCCGCGGTCTCGTCGAGGTGGACGCCATCGCCACCGCTTCACCGCGCGTCGAAACCATCATCTTCGGCCCCGCCGACTTCATGGCTTCGATCAACATGAAGTCCCTCGTCGTCGGCGAGCAGCCCCCCGGCTACGACGTCGGCGATGCCTACCACTACATCCTCATGCGCATCCTCATGGCCGCCCGTGCCAACGACGTCCAGGCCATCGACGGCCCCTACCTCCAGATCCGCGACGTCGACGGCTTCCGCCGCGTGGCCGGCCGCGCGGCCGCCCTCGGCTATGACGGCAAGTGGGTGCTCCACCCCGGCCAGATCGACGCCGCCAACGAGGTCTTCAGCCCCGATCAGTCCGACTACGACCACGCCGAGAACATCCTCGACGCCTACGAGTTCTTCACCTCCGACCGCGGCGGCAAGCGCGGCGCCGTGATGCTCGGCGACGAGATGATTGACGAGGCCTCCCGCAAGATGGCCTTGGTGATCGCCGGCAAGGGCCGTGCGGCAGGCATGGCCCGCACCGACAAGTGGACCCCGCCAGCGGAGTAA
- a CDS encoding aminoglycoside phosphotransferase family protein: protein MIRIPKDFTKTVLSWGDDHATRWLLGLPELSAEYLDRWDLTLDGAPLNGFVSVVQPVRRADGTPAMLKLGLTHEESEHEWYALSIWDGNGAVRLLDHDADDGVLLLERLRPETLATQPIEQSLTIAGRLRKRLLRPAPPQMRTLRANAARWADELAVADSVPAHILDEAVDHCRTFGPLALSQMVNEDQHFHNILASDREPWLVIDPKVIAADPEFGLATLLWNRFEPDRIRHRLDMLVEIEDLDPDRARAWTFVTAVVNWAEADTDAWTAERCQVIATTLAGL, encoded by the coding sequence TTGATCCGGATCCCCAAGGACTTCACGAAGACGGTGCTGAGTTGGGGTGACGATCACGCCACCCGCTGGCTGCTCGGACTGCCGGAGCTGTCGGCCGAATACCTCGACCGCTGGGATCTGACCCTGGACGGCGCCCCGCTCAACGGCTTCGTCAGCGTGGTGCAGCCGGTGCGCCGGGCCGACGGCACGCCGGCCATGCTCAAACTGGGCCTGACGCACGAGGAATCCGAGCACGAGTGGTACGCACTGTCCATCTGGGACGGTAACGGCGCGGTTCGCCTGCTCGACCACGACGCCGACGACGGCGTGCTGCTGCTCGAACGGCTCAGGCCGGAAACCCTTGCCACCCAACCGATCGAGCAATCCCTGACCATCGCCGGCCGGCTGCGCAAGCGCCTGCTGCGGCCGGCCCCGCCGCAGATGCGCACCCTGCGCGCCAACGCGGCCCGCTGGGCCGACGAGCTGGCCGTGGCCGACAGCGTGCCGGCTCACATCCTCGACGAGGCCGTCGACCACTGCCGCACCTTCGGCCCGCTGGCGCTGAGCCAGATGGTCAACGAGGACCAGCACTTCCACAACATCCTGGCCAGCGACCGCGAGCCGTGGCTGGTGATCGACCCCAAGGTGATCGCCGCCGACCCCGAATTCGGCCTGGCCACCCTGCTGTGGAACCGCTTCGAGCCGGACCGCATCCGGCACCGGCTGGACATGCTGGTCGAGATCGAAGATCTCGACCCCGACCGGGCCCGTGCCTGGACCTTCGTCACGGCCGTGGTGAACTGGGCCGAAGCCGACACCGATGCCTGGACCGCCGAACGCTGCCAGGTCATCGCCACCACGCTGGCCGGACTCTAA